From a region of the Fervidobacterium sp. genome:
- the ileS gene encoding isoleucine--tRNA ligase, which produces MDYKETLNLPQTNFQMKANLVQKEPSILKFWEEKEIYEKTLQTRQNAPKYVLHDGPPYANGDIHLGTAMNKILKDFVIRYKTMRGYNVPYVPGWDTHGLPIEHRVTTTLGEEAKNKSAVEIRKLCKEFALKYVDLQRQQFKRLGVKGDWDNPYITLTPDYEYHILDVFKTLVESGNVYRGNKPVYWCPTCKTALAEAEIEYHDHESPSIYVKFQMIEDPDTYIVIWTTTPWTIPANVAIALHPDYTYVKIKVDNEYWIVAEGLLQRFAAETNIAFELVKKFQGKEIEGKLTKHPLYDRNSVVVLAEYVTLEDGTGCVHTAPGHGEEDYQTGLKYNLPVLSPVDDEGRFTKESGKYEGIKIWDANKIIVDDLRNANALIKVGKISHSYPHCWRCKGPVMFRATPQWFISVDKNNLRRKVLEQIKNVKWYPAWGENRITAMVQERPDWTISRQRVWGVPIPAVMCKSCGEVILDPKVVEYFANIVKEKGTDAWFELDVKELIPQDFACPKCEGKEFEKTYDTLDVWIDSGCSWEAAVRSKGEKYPVDLYLEGDDQHRGWFQSSIFLATAKSGCAPFKSVVTHGFIKDEQGRKMSKSLGNVIDPMDIVGKYGADILRLWVASTDFFDNIRVGKSIIEQQVEVYKKLRNTLRYLLSNLYDFSQNDIVPYEKLLPLDKWALGRLQKYIDQVTKFFEEFEYSKVYNATVKYCTTELSAIYLDILKDRLYVEAKDSIYRRSAQTVLYYILEALVKILAPIMPFTTEEAYQESPLKRYESIHLEYWPEVKNEFIDEKLLEEFQHLLLVRDDVLKALENARASDIIGHSLDAHVLIEAKNPEILELMVKYRAILDEFFIVSKVSFVDRLPESSLNGQFVNVYVEHADGKKCQRCWKYSPETGNDESYPDTCPRCSAVLKGERK; this is translated from the coding sequence TTGGATTACAAAGAGACTTTAAATTTACCACAAACTAATTTTCAAATGAAAGCGAATCTCGTTCAAAAAGAACCGAGTATTCTCAAATTTTGGGAGGAAAAGGAAATTTACGAAAAGACCTTACAAACTCGTCAAAATGCACCAAAGTATGTTCTCCACGATGGTCCACCGTATGCAAATGGTGATATTCACCTTGGCACCGCAATGAATAAGATTTTAAAAGACTTTGTTATCAGATACAAAACAATGCGTGGGTACAACGTTCCATATGTGCCAGGTTGGGATACTCATGGGTTACCAATTGAACATCGTGTTACAACAACTCTTGGTGAAGAAGCAAAAAACAAAAGCGCAGTTGAAATAAGAAAATTGTGTAAGGAATTTGCTCTAAAATATGTAGATCTACAAAGACAGCAGTTCAAAAGATTAGGTGTGAAAGGTGATTGGGACAATCCATATATAACTTTAACACCTGATTATGAATATCATATACTCGATGTATTCAAAACACTTGTTGAGAGTGGTAATGTTTACCGTGGTAATAAACCTGTCTATTGGTGTCCAACATGTAAAACAGCGTTAGCAGAGGCAGAGATTGAATACCATGATCACGAATCACCATCTATATACGTTAAATTCCAAATGATAGAAGATCCAGATACATATATAGTTATATGGACAACAACGCCTTGGACAATTCCAGCAAATGTTGCTATTGCACTTCACCCGGACTATACATACGTTAAAATAAAAGTAGATAACGAGTACTGGATTGTAGCTGAAGGATTATTGCAGAGATTTGCTGCAGAAACAAATATAGCTTTCGAGTTAGTTAAAAAATTCCAAGGAAAAGAAATAGAAGGTAAGTTAACGAAACATCCACTTTACGACAGGAATTCTGTTGTTGTTCTTGCTGAATACGTTACTTTAGAAGATGGTACAGGGTGTGTTCACACAGCACCGGGGCATGGTGAGGAAGACTATCAAACTGGTTTAAAATACAATTTACCAGTTTTGTCACCAGTAGATGATGAAGGAAGGTTTACTAAGGAGTCTGGAAAATACGAAGGAATAAAAATCTGGGATGCCAATAAAATTATTGTAGATGATTTAAGAAATGCAAATGCACTTATAAAAGTTGGAAAAATAAGCCATAGTTATCCACATTGTTGGCGTTGTAAAGGTCCTGTGATGTTTAGGGCAACACCACAATGGTTTATTTCCGTTGATAAGAATAATCTCAGACGGAAAGTACTTGAGCAGATCAAAAATGTTAAATGGTATCCAGCTTGGGGAGAGAATAGAATAACTGCCATGGTGCAGGAAAGACCAGATTGGACAATATCAAGACAAAGGGTTTGGGGAGTTCCAATCCCAGCTGTGATGTGTAAATCCTGTGGAGAAGTCATTCTTGATCCAAAAGTTGTAGAGTATTTTGCAAACATAGTTAAGGAAAAAGGAACGGACGCGTGGTTTGAATTGGATGTAAAAGAGCTTATCCCACAAGATTTTGCGTGTCCAAAGTGTGAAGGTAAAGAATTCGAAAAAACATACGATACTTTGGATGTCTGGATAGATTCTGGTTGTTCGTGGGAGGCCGCGGTACGCTCAAAAGGGGAAAAATACCCAGTTGATCTGTATTTAGAAGGTGACGATCAGCACAGAGGCTGGTTCCAAAGTTCTATTTTCCTTGCCACTGCAAAGAGTGGCTGCGCTCCTTTTAAATCTGTTGTTACTCACGGTTTCATAAAAGATGAGCAAGGTAGAAAAATGAGCAAATCACTTGGAAATGTCATCGATCCGATGGATATTGTAGGTAAGTACGGGGCAGACATATTGAGGCTTTGGGTTGCAAGTACAGATTTCTTCGATAACATAAGAGTTGGGAAAAGTATAATAGAGCAGCAGGTAGAGGTTTACAAGAAATTAAGAAACACTCTAAGATATCTTTTAAGTAATCTGTATGATTTTTCACAAAATGATATTGTACCGTATGAAAAACTCTTACCACTTGATAAATGGGCGCTTGGTAGATTACAAAAATATATTGATCAGGTAACCAAATTCTTTGAAGAATTTGAGTATTCAAAAGTATACAACGCAACTGTTAAATACTGCACAACAGAGTTGAGTGCGATCTACCTGGATATACTAAAAGACAGACTTTATGTTGAAGCGAAAGACTCGATTTACAGAAGATCTGCACAAACTGTTTTGTATTATATACTTGAAGCACTTGTTAAAATTCTCGCACCAATAATGCCATTTACTACAGAAGAAGCATACCAAGAAAGTCCATTGAAAAGATACGAAAGTATTCATCTCGAGTATTGGCCTGAAGTGAAAAATGAATTTATTGATGAGAAATTACTTGAAGAATTCCAGCACTTGTTATTAGTCAGAGATGACGTATTAAAAGCTCTTGAAAATGCAAGAGCGTCAGATATAATTGGGCATTCTCTTGATGCACATGTTTTGATAGAAGCGAAGAACCCTGAGATACTGGAACTGATGGTGAAATACCGCGCGATTTTAGATGAGTTCTTCATAGTCTCTAAGGTATCTTTTGTAGATAGGCTTCCTGAGAGTAGTTTAAATGGGCAGTTTGTAAATGTTTACGTTGAACATGCTGATGGTAAGAAATGCCAGCGATGCTGGAAATACAGCCCTGAAACTGGTAACGATGAGTCATACCCCGACACTTGTCCAAGGTGTAGTGCTGTTTTGAAAGGAGAAAGAAAGTAA
- a CDS encoding response regulator, producing the protein MPKRILVVEDEPNMRLLVTEELIDAGYEVDEAENAEEALRKFSDKPYDLVTIDIEMPGMNGLELAGKLREIKREAKLVLLTAYSHYKSDMASWAADAYVVKSSDLTELKEVISRLINM; encoded by the coding sequence ATGCCCAAGAGAATTCTTGTAGTGGAAGATGAACCGAACATGAGATTATTGGTTACCGAAGAGCTTATTGACGCTGGATATGAGGTTGATGAAGCCGAGAATGCTGAAGAAGCATTGAGAAAATTTAGTGATAAACCATATGACCTCGTTACGATTGATATAGAGATGCCTGGCATGAATGGACTTGAATTGGCTGGAAAATTACGAGAAATTAAAAGGGAAGCAAAGTTGGTTCTCTTAACAGCTTATTCACATTACAAAAGCGATATGGCTTCATGGGCAGCCGATGCGTATGTTGTTAAATCCTCGGATTTGACAGAATTGAAGGAAGTTATAAGTAGGTTAATTAACATGTAA